In a single window of the Pandoraea pulmonicola genome:
- a CDS encoding glycosyltransferase family 2 protein, which yields MVSCIALSACPARVAGQRDPRLTVVVLSHRRPFELRRTLRRLVALPDRPAIIVVDNGSERALAEMVCEQFPDVTLLRSATNLGACARNIGVRNARTPYVAFCDDDTWWEPGSLCLAADCLDKHTHIGAITARVLVGVERREDSTSELMRHSPLDTFPKQPGPTILGMLAGATVFRRAAFVAAGGYHPRFFLGGEEALLALDIATQGWTLVYSDQLTVHHYPSLMRDTVTRRATLARNAVWTAWLRLPLGAAMRQTWRLAPKVWREAGGVAGWAQTLKGLAWTLRERSVIPRRVERMRRRVEAAERTFTMRGART from the coding sequence ATGGTCTCCTGTATCGCCTTGAGTGCCTGCCCCGCCCGTGTCGCGGGGCAGCGGGATCCGCGCCTGACGGTGGTCGTGCTGTCGCATCGGCGCCCATTCGAATTGCGTCGAACGCTGCGCCGACTCGTCGCGCTGCCCGATCGTCCCGCCATCATCGTCGTGGACAATGGTTCCGAGCGCGCCCTGGCCGAAATGGTCTGCGAGCAGTTTCCCGACGTCACCCTGCTCCGCTCCGCCACCAATCTCGGCGCGTGTGCCCGCAACATCGGCGTGCGCAACGCCAGAACGCCCTACGTTGCCTTCTGCGACGACGATACGTGGTGGGAGCCCGGCTCGCTGTGCCTCGCCGCGGACTGTCTCGACAAGCACACGCACATCGGCGCCATCACGGCGCGAGTGCTGGTCGGCGTGGAACGGCGCGAAGACAGCACCAGCGAACTCATGCGGCACAGTCCGCTCGACACGTTTCCCAAACAGCCGGGACCGACCATTCTCGGCATGCTTGCCGGGGCCACCGTGTTCCGCCGGGCCGCCTTCGTCGCGGCCGGCGGGTACCATCCCCGCTTCTTTCTCGGCGGCGAAGAGGCCCTGCTCGCGCTGGACATTGCCACACAGGGATGGACGCTCGTCTACAGCGACCAGTTGACAGTGCATCACTATCCTTCGCTCATGCGCGACACCGTCACCCGACGGGCCACGCTTGCGCGCAACGCGGTCTGGACGGCATGGCTGCGCCTTCCACTGGGCGCCGCCATGCGCCAGACCTGGCGCCTCGCCCCGAAGGTGTGGCGCGAGGCAGGCGGCGTCGCGGGTTGGGCGCAAACGCTCAAGGGGCTTGCCTGGACCTTGCGCGAGCGCAGCGTCATTCCCCGACGCGTCGAGAGGATGCGGCGCCGCGTGGAGGCCGCGGAACGGACCTTCACCATGCGCGGGGCGCGAACGTGA
- a CDS encoding PIG-L deacetylase family protein — protein sequence MTQSLLSEPPDTSKWLVISPHLDDAVFSCGRLLAASPGSTVVTVFAGVPSDDGKAPPWDKAAGFASGRAAMQARHLEDRAALEILRAQPLWLPFLDRQYCEENTPQTITPALREVIDRHPEHRILAPLGLFHSDHALVFDAVWAMLHEHAHVLADAGDIAEADAGGCELDRWCFYEDMPYRRLSGLVAARVRQWREQGYTVRRTDLIAPELAGGDFAAVKVEAMQAYESQLGLLDPEALIDLNTSESYWQLQWSPVSP from the coding sequence ATGACGCAAAGTCTCTTGTCCGAGCCGCCGGATACGTCGAAATGGCTCGTGATATCTCCGCATCTCGATGATGCCGTCTTCAGTTGCGGACGGCTGCTCGCCGCCTCGCCGGGCAGTACCGTCGTGACGGTCTTCGCAGGTGTGCCGTCCGACGACGGCAAAGCTCCGCCCTGGGACAAGGCAGCGGGTTTTGCATCGGGGCGCGCGGCCATGCAGGCCCGCCACCTCGAAGACCGCGCCGCGCTCGAAATCCTGCGTGCGCAACCGCTCTGGCTGCCGTTTCTCGACCGGCAATATTGTGAAGAGAACACACCGCAGACGATCACACCGGCCCTGCGCGAGGTCATCGACCGACATCCCGAGCACCGTATCCTCGCGCCTCTCGGCTTGTTTCACAGCGACCATGCGCTGGTGTTCGACGCGGTCTGGGCGATGCTCCACGAGCACGCGCACGTGCTGGCCGACGCCGGCGACATCGCCGAAGCCGATGCAGGCGGGTGCGAGCTCGACCGCTGGTGCTTTTACGAGGACATGCCGTACCGGCGGCTCAGCGGACTCGTGGCCGCGCGCGTGCGTCAGTGGCGCGAGCAGGGCTACACGGTCCGTCGCACCGACCTCATTGCGCCTGAGCTGGCCGGCGGCGACTTCGCCGCCGTCAAGGTCGAAGCCATGCAGGCGTACGAGAGCCAACTGGGTCTGCTTGACCCGGAGGCGCTGATCGATCTGAACACTTCCGAGAGTTACTGGCAACTGCAATGGTCTCCTGTATCGCCTTGA
- a CDS encoding glycosyltransferase family 9 protein, with translation MACAGTPPRLTLPNLGKHRRIVVFRALQLGDMLCAVPALRAIRLGEPAARITLAGLPWAESFASRFKSYIDDFLPFPGAPGLPEQGADAGQLRAFEQQCRERHFDLAVQLHGSGTYSNAVVSRMGAACNVGFVPHDEASPVSADLAEKGVEHGLPWPEAGSEVHRCLELTRAMGYQDWGDHLEFPLAALDYATFQVLCDKFRLEPGRFVVIHPGSRMPSRRWPVERYASVADKVAKAGFRVVLTGGAHERDIAQALAARAQEPVIDFCSKTSLGTLAALIAHARLLICNDTGVSHIAAAMGARSVVVACGSDVARWAPLDAERHDVLAKHPACRPCMFHSCPYGHECATEVSVAQVMRHVRAMLSAGDSVCDG, from the coding sequence ATGGCCTGCGCCGGGACGCCGCCGCGCCTGACGCTTCCGAATCTGGGCAAGCACCGACGCATCGTCGTGTTCCGGGCGCTGCAACTGGGCGACATGCTATGCGCCGTGCCGGCGCTCAGGGCGATCCGGCTGGGCGAGCCCGCCGCGAGAATTACGCTCGCCGGACTGCCGTGGGCCGAGTCGTTCGCGTCGCGTTTCAAGTCGTACATCGATGACTTCCTGCCGTTTCCCGGTGCGCCCGGGTTGCCGGAGCAGGGCGCCGATGCCGGGCAACTGCGCGCCTTCGAACAGCAATGCCGGGAACGGCATTTCGACCTCGCCGTGCAGTTGCATGGCAGCGGCACGTATTCGAATGCCGTGGTGAGCCGGATGGGGGCCGCATGCAATGTGGGGTTCGTGCCGCATGACGAGGCTTCACCAGTGTCCGCGGATCTCGCCGAAAAGGGTGTCGAGCACGGTCTGCCCTGGCCGGAAGCAGGCTCGGAAGTCCACCGATGTCTCGAACTGACGCGCGCGATGGGCTATCAGGATTGGGGCGATCACCTCGAGTTCCCGTTGGCCGCGCTGGATTACGCGACGTTCCAGGTGCTGTGCGACAAATTCCGGCTCGAACCGGGACGCTTCGTCGTCATTCACCCCGGCTCGCGAATGCCGTCGCGGCGCTGGCCCGTGGAGCGCTACGCCAGCGTGGCGGACAAGGTGGCGAAGGCGGGTTTTCGCGTGGTGCTGACCGGCGGCGCGCACGAGCGGGACATCGCACAGGCGCTCGCGGCGCGCGCGCAGGAGCCCGTCATCGATTTCTGCAGCAAGACGTCGCTCGGCACGCTGGCGGCCCTCATTGCCCATGCCCGGCTGCTGATCTGCAACGACACCGGCGTCTCGCATATCGCGGCCGCCATGGGGGCGCGCAGCGTGGTGGTGGCGTGCGGCAGCGATGTCGCGCGCTGGGCGCCCCTCGATGCGGAGCGGCACGACGTGCTGGCAAAGCATCCGGCGTGCCGTCCCTGCATGTTTCATTCCTGTCCGTACGGACACGAGTGCGCGACCGAGGTTTCGGTGGCCCAGGTCATGCGCCACGTCAGGGCGATGCTGAGCGCGGGAGATTCAGTATGCGACGGCTGA
- a CDS encoding carbamoyltransferase, protein MPQSATRYTLGVNAAFHDSAACLIRDGEVVAAAEEERFTHIKHGKRPVPFSAWELPYHAIDYCLQVADIEMRDVHDVAYAYDPWLQVARGDIPGIDMRGGSSQDLHNAFMQLPLMPSAHASPAGNGSPWDPLFLSYVVNAPRQLADGVPHHLQKRFRGLRHDGPYQWHNVEHHLAHEASAFLAAPFERCAVLTMDGRGELVTTSYGLFDGSRYQRIKQIDLPNSLGLLYERITRHLGFLHSSDEYKVMALASFGQPSYLPEMQALARYVGHGTYVTPERDLTGLLGPARQRGWPLEQHHFDIARSLQDTLESLVLDMTQWLAKETGERCLAMAGGVALNCVMNARVRDEGPFASVWVQPAAGDAGTALGAALWVDFKQRGTRGDWRMAHAYLGPSFEETEIRAFLDEAKLCYRRLDDVPRETAKLLAQNRVIGWFQGRMEFGPRALGARSILASPIDPGMQQRLNQIKDREDFRPVAPVVLEEKAHEWFRPMRREREEGGKLYAPFMLFVYGIASGRDTRIPAVCHVDGTARVQTVNASQNPDYHALLTEFEALTGVPVLVNTSFNTRGEPIVCTPRDAVECFWASPLDALVIGPFLLEKAQ, encoded by the coding sequence ATGCCGCAGTCCGCAACGCGTTACACCTTGGGCGTCAACGCCGCCTTTCACGACAGCGCCGCGTGTCTGATACGGGACGGGGAGGTCGTCGCGGCAGCCGAGGAGGAACGCTTCACCCACATCAAGCATGGGAAGCGGCCCGTCCCGTTTTCGGCCTGGGAGCTGCCTTACCACGCCATCGACTATTGCCTGCAGGTGGCGGATATCGAAATGCGCGACGTGCATGACGTCGCCTATGCATACGATCCGTGGTTGCAGGTCGCACGCGGAGATATCCCCGGCATCGACATGCGTGGTGGATCCTCGCAGGACTTGCACAACGCGTTCATGCAACTGCCGTTGATGCCGTCGGCTCACGCCAGTCCCGCAGGCAACGGTTCGCCCTGGGATCCGCTGTTCCTGTCGTATGTCGTCAATGCGCCGCGACAACTGGCCGACGGCGTGCCGCACCATCTGCAGAAGCGGTTCCGAGGGCTGCGCCATGACGGTCCATATCAATGGCACAACGTGGAGCACCATCTGGCCCACGAGGCCAGCGCGTTTCTCGCCGCGCCGTTCGAGCGCTGTGCGGTTCTCACGATGGACGGCCGCGGAGAACTCGTCACCACGAGCTACGGCTTGTTCGACGGGAGTCGCTATCAGCGCATCAAGCAGATCGATCTACCGAATTCGCTTGGCCTGCTCTATGAGCGCATTACGAGGCATCTCGGCTTTCTGCACTCGTCCGACGAGTACAAGGTGATGGCGCTCGCTTCGTTCGGACAGCCCTCGTATCTGCCCGAGATGCAGGCGTTGGCGCGCTATGTCGGCCACGGGACCTACGTGACGCCGGAGCGCGATCTCACCGGACTGCTGGGCCCGGCCCGCCAGCGCGGCTGGCCGCTGGAACAACACCATTTCGACATCGCGCGATCGCTGCAGGACACGCTCGAGTCCCTCGTCCTCGACATGACGCAGTGGCTGGCGAAGGAGACCGGCGAGCGTTGTCTCGCGATGGCCGGTGGCGTGGCGCTCAACTGCGTGATGAACGCGCGCGTGCGGGACGAGGGACCGTTCGCGTCGGTCTGGGTGCAGCCTGCCGCGGGCGATGCCGGTACGGCGCTGGGCGCGGCGTTGTGGGTCGATTTCAAGCAACGTGGCACGCGCGGCGATTGGCGCATGGCGCACGCCTATCTCGGTCCGTCGTTCGAGGAGACAGAGATCAGGGCTTTCCTCGACGAGGCCAAGCTGTGCTATCGCCGCCTGGACGACGTGCCTCGCGAGACGGCGAAGTTGCTCGCGCAGAATCGCGTGATCGGCTGGTTCCAGGGGCGCATGGAGTTCGGTCCGCGCGCGCTCGGCGCGCGTTCGATCCTGGCCTCGCCGATCGATCCGGGCATGCAGCAGCGCCTGAACCAGATCAAGGATCGCGAGGACTTCCGGCCGGTGGCGCCAGTGGTGCTCGAGGAGAAGGCCCATGAGTGGTTCCGCCCAATGCGACGCGAGCGGGAGGAAGGCGGCAAGCTCTACGCGCCGTTCATGCTGTTCGTGTACGGCATTGCGTCAGGCCGGGACACCCGCATTCCCGCCGTGTGTCACGTCGACGGCACCGCTCGGGTGCAGACCGTGAACGCGTCCCAAAACCCGGACTATCACGCGTTGCTGACGGAGTTCGAGGCGCTGACCGGCGTGCCGGTGCTGGTCAACACGTCGTTCAACACGCGTGGCGAACCCATCGTCTGCACGCCGCGCGATGCGGTCGAATGCTTCTGGGCGTCGCCTCTCGACGCGCTCGTCATCGGCCCGTTCCTGCTGGAGAAGGCGCAATGA
- a CDS encoding sigma-54-dependent transcriptional regulator, which translates to MPYILIVEDDQDTRDMLSALAHEQQLNCDAVSTLAQAREKIAKRVPDLILADLMLPDGDGMTLVDDFPHAADVEVVLMTGHASLDTAIDALRRGAADYLVKPINMQRLNGILARVPRTDELRGEILALRAQLQQLGRFGRMLGNSPVMQEVYRAISRVAPSEAAVFLMGESGTGKELAAQTVHDLSLRRKGPFVAVNCGAIAANLVESEMFGHDRGSFTGAERQHKGFFERADGGTLFLDEVTEMPPESQVKLLRVLETGQLTRLGSTQETSVDVRIIAATNVNPEAAVSDGRFRLDLYHRLNVFPITLPPLRERGDDIPMLAQAFLTALTDTDGRQVMFSDATLKALRAYDWPGNVRELRNLVQRARILNDGDVIDTLPPPILTEFDEALANDDSVTVSPDTPLEDMDRKLILGTLERCGGVKARAAEMLNISLKTLYSRLAQPAQPEEPAEPVGKNDGSTARSR; encoded by the coding sequence ATGCCATACATTCTCATCGTCGAAGACGACCAGGACACGCGGGACATGCTCAGTGCCCTGGCGCATGAACAGCAGTTGAACTGCGACGCCGTGTCGACGCTTGCCCAGGCGCGCGAAAAGATCGCCAAACGCGTGCCCGACCTGATCCTTGCCGATCTGATGCTCCCCGACGGCGATGGCATGACGCTTGTCGACGATTTCCCGCATGCCGCCGATGTCGAGGTCGTGCTCATGACAGGCCATGCCAGTCTCGACACCGCCATTGACGCGTTGCGACGCGGTGCGGCGGACTATCTCGTCAAGCCGATCAATATGCAACGGCTAAACGGCATTCTTGCCAGAGTGCCCCGCACGGACGAGTTGCGCGGTGAAATTCTTGCGCTGCGCGCGCAGTTGCAGCAACTCGGCCGCTTCGGCCGCATGCTCGGCAACTCTCCGGTGATGCAGGAGGTGTACCGGGCGATCAGCCGCGTGGCGCCGAGCGAGGCGGCGGTGTTCCTGATGGGCGAGTCGGGCACGGGCAAGGAACTCGCGGCACAGACCGTCCATGATCTGAGCTTGCGACGCAAAGGGCCTTTCGTCGCGGTCAATTGCGGCGCGATCGCCGCCAATCTGGTCGAGAGCGAGATGTTCGGCCACGACCGCGGCAGCTTCACGGGCGCCGAGCGTCAGCACAAGGGATTCTTCGAGCGAGCCGATGGCGGCACGCTTTTTCTGGACGAAGTGACCGAAATGCCGCCGGAATCGCAGGTGAAGCTGCTGCGCGTGCTGGAGACCGGCCAGTTGACGCGCCTGGGCTCGACTCAGGAAACCAGTGTCGATGTGCGCATCATCGCTGCGACCAACGTCAATCCGGAAGCCGCCGTAAGCGACGGCCGCTTCCGCCTCGATCTCTATCACCGGCTGAACGTCTTTCCGATCACGCTGCCTCCGTTGCGCGAACGCGGCGACGATATTCCGATGCTCGCGCAGGCGTTCCTCACGGCGCTGACCGATACCGATGGCCGGCAGGTGATGTTCAGCGACGCCACCCTCAAGGCGCTGCGCGCGTACGACTGGCCGGGCAACGTGCGGGAATTGCGTAATCTCGTACAGCGTGCGCGCATCCTCAACGATGGCGACGTGATCGATACGCTGCCGCCGCCCATCCTGACGGAGTTCGACGAGGCGCTTGCCAACGACGACAGCGTCACGGTGTCGCCCGATACGCCGCTCGAAGACATGGATCGCAAGCTGATTCTCGGCACGTTGGAGCGGTGCGGTGGCGTGAAGGCGAGGGCCGCGGAAATGCTCAACATCAGTCTGAAGACGCTCTACAGCCGTCTCGCGCAACCGGCTCAACCGGAGGAGCCGGCGGAACCGGTCGGGAAGAACGACGGCTCGACAGCGCGTTCACGATGA
- a CDS encoding glycosyltransferase — protein MRRLKVLTWQVHGNYLFYLSHAPHDFYIVTKPDNPAGYARCGSALPWGGNVHEVPYHAVPHTEFDCVLYQHHRHYLEDGPALLSDAQRRLPTAFVEHDPPQGHPTDTRHPVRDPNVMLIHVTPFNALMWDSGDTPTRVIEHGVSLVEEVEWHGTLPKGITVVNHLARRGRRLGADVFERLRGEIPLDLVGMDAQALGGIGEIPASELPRFMCAYRFFFNPIRYTSLGLAVIEAMMAGLPIVALATTEMAMLIRSGHNGVADTRLDVLSDAMHNLIRDPSLAREWGEAARRDAQARFGIGRFAHDWDCALRELTQ, from the coding sequence ATGCGACGGCTGAAAGTGCTCACGTGGCAAGTCCATGGCAACTATCTGTTCTATCTCTCGCACGCGCCGCACGACTTCTACATCGTGACAAAGCCGGACAATCCCGCTGGATATGCGCGTTGCGGCAGTGCATTGCCGTGGGGCGGCAACGTGCACGAGGTACCGTATCACGCGGTGCCTCATACCGAGTTCGACTGTGTGCTGTATCAACACCATCGCCACTACCTGGAGGATGGGCCTGCGCTGTTGAGCGACGCGCAGCGGCGCCTGCCGACGGCGTTCGTCGAACACGACCCACCGCAGGGGCATCCAACCGACACGCGACATCCGGTGCGGGACCCCAACGTCATGCTTATTCACGTGACACCGTTCAATGCGCTGATGTGGGATTCGGGCGACACGCCGACGCGTGTGATCGAGCACGGCGTCAGTCTGGTCGAAGAGGTCGAGTGGCACGGCACGCTGCCCAAGGGCATTACAGTCGTCAATCATCTCGCCCGGCGCGGCCGGCGACTCGGCGCCGATGTGTTCGAGCGCCTGCGCGGCGAAATCCCGCTCGATCTCGTTGGGATGGACGCTCAGGCACTCGGCGGCATTGGCGAAATTCCGGCGTCGGAGTTGCCGCGCTTCATGTGCGCGTACCGATTCTTCTTCAATCCGATTCGATACACGAGCCTCGGCCTTGCCGTGATCGAAGCGATGATGGCCGGCCTGCCGATCGTGGCGCTCGCCACAACGGAGATGGCCATGCTGATTCGCTCGGGACACAACGGCGTGGCGGACACGCGTCTGGACGTGCTCTCCGACGCGATGCACAACCTGATCCGCGACCCGTCGCTCGCCAGGGAATGGGGCGAGGCTGCGCGACGCGATGCGCAGGCGCGCTTCGGCATCGGCCGTTTCGCCCATGATTGGGACTGCGCGCTGCGAGAGTTGACGCAGTAG
- a CDS encoding glycosyltransferase family 2 protein, translating to MGSATDSHLVVSVVVPTWRRPDLLRRCLTALCAQRFDATAFEIIVADDGPDAATRDVVAEFQARMAGAPEVVYLPVAKTQGPAAARNAGWRLAKAPIVAFTDDDTIPDPLWLRGGCAALLREPGAAAVAGDIEMPIADPPTDYERDASGLAHAEFATANCFVRRSALALVGGFDERFTRAWREDADLMFALRNVGTVSRAPGARVLHPVRPAHWGVSVSQQSKVFFDALLYKKYPALYRRHIRPSPPWLYYIAGFALLLAVLLTVFGQYAAAAAALIVWGVATAVFCVRRLRHTARTPAHVAEMIWTSIAIPPVSLYWRVRGGLHFKVLFL from the coding sequence ATGGGCTCCGCGACAGATTCCCATCTCGTCGTGTCGGTCGTGGTGCCGACCTGGCGTCGTCCGGACCTGCTGCGCCGGTGCCTCACGGCACTGTGCGCGCAGCGGTTCGACGCCACGGCATTCGAGATCATCGTGGCGGACGATGGCCCCGACGCTGCCACACGCGACGTCGTTGCCGAATTTCAGGCCCGCATGGCGGGCGCGCCCGAGGTGGTCTACCTGCCCGTCGCGAAGACGCAAGGCCCGGCCGCCGCACGCAACGCGGGCTGGCGGCTCGCGAAGGCGCCCATCGTCGCATTCACGGATGACGACACGATCCCCGATCCGCTGTGGCTGCGGGGCGGTTGCGCCGCGTTGCTTCGCGAGCCCGGGGCGGCGGCCGTCGCGGGAGACATCGAGATGCCGATTGCCGATCCCCCAACCGACTACGAACGCGATGCCAGTGGATTGGCGCACGCCGAATTCGCCACGGCAAACTGCTTCGTGCGGCGAAGTGCGCTTGCCTTGGTGGGCGGCTTCGACGAGCGCTTCACCCGTGCCTGGCGAGAAGACGCGGATCTCATGTTCGCGCTGCGCAACGTCGGGACCGTCTCGCGCGCGCCGGGCGCGCGTGTCCTGCACCCGGTGCGCCCCGCGCATTGGGGTGTGAGCGTCAGCCAGCAGTCGAAGGTGTTCTTCGACGCCTTGCTCTACAAGAAGTACCCGGCCCTCTATCGCCGGCACATTCGGCCATCGCCGCCGTGGCTTTACTACATTGCTGGATTCGCGCTGCTGCTCGCGGTGTTGCTGACCGTCTTCGGGCAATACGCGGCCGCCGCTGCGGCACTGATCGTCTGGGGTGTCGCCACGGCCGTGTTCTGCGTCAGACGGTTGCGGCATACCGCGCGCACGCCGGCGCACGTCGCCGAGATGATCTGGACATCGATCGCCATCCCGCCGGTCTCGTTGTACTGGCGCGTGCGGGGCGGTCTTCACTTCAAGGTGCTATTCCTATGA
- a CDS encoding glycosyltransferase family 9 protein: MNGWRAARRILCVRLDNMGDVLMTTPAMRALKQSGCDRHLTLLTSSSAAKLAPFLNMIDDVWAYDAPWVKHPVTSTPEPDLAMIERLREARFDAAAIFTVYSQSPLPAALMCRLAGIPLRLAHCRENPYALLTDRIAETEPHSGTRHEVVRQLALVQSVGAVTSDDRLGFEVRRQDRRAVAELLAAARRHHSAGRWLVIHPGATASSRRWPAERFGEAGAQLACDFDGVAVTGSHDEQALVAAICARIGRKAVPLAGALSLGKLAALIERADLLVANNTGPVHIAAALGTPVVDLYALTNPQHRPWQVPNRVLNVDVPCRNCYRSVCDQPGHPCLTGVSPDAVVAAARLLLSRTSRTSRTEPSVHGEAPRTALLRPAHGGARDTLPAGAAVAAAHDILARSR, encoded by the coding sequence CGCTCAAACAGTCGGGCTGCGACCGCCATCTCACGCTGCTGACGTCGTCGTCCGCCGCGAAGCTCGCGCCGTTCCTGAACATGATCGACGACGTGTGGGCCTACGATGCTCCCTGGGTGAAGCATCCCGTGACTTCGACGCCGGAGCCGGACCTCGCGATGATCGAACGCCTGCGCGAAGCGCGTTTCGACGCGGCGGCGATCTTCACGGTGTATTCGCAAAGCCCACTGCCTGCCGCGTTGATGTGTCGGCTGGCCGGCATTCCGCTGCGGCTTGCCCATTGCCGGGAGAATCCCTACGCGCTGCTGACCGACCGGATCGCGGAAACCGAGCCGCACTCGGGGACCCGGCACGAAGTGGTGCGTCAGCTCGCGCTCGTTCAGTCGGTGGGCGCCGTGACCTCCGACGACCGCCTCGGGTTCGAGGTCCGGCGTCAGGATCGCAGGGCTGTCGCCGAACTGCTTGCCGCAGCACGTCGTCACCATTCGGCCGGGCGTTGGCTCGTCATTCATCCGGGCGCCACGGCATCATCGCGGCGGTGGCCGGCAGAGCGCTTCGGCGAAGCGGGCGCCCAGCTCGCGTGCGACTTCGACGGTGTCGCGGTGACCGGCAGCCACGACGAACAGGCGCTCGTGGCGGCGATCTGTGCCCGCATCGGCAGAAAAGCGGTGCCGCTCGCGGGCGCGCTGTCGCTGGGCAAGCTCGCGGCGTTGATCGAACGCGCCGACCTGCTCGTCGCGAACAACACGGGCCCGGTCCATATCGCAGCCGCGCTCGGCACGCCCGTGGTCGATCTCTACGCACTCACCAATCCGCAGCATCGTCCCTGGCAGGTGCCGAATCGCGTGCTCAACGTTGACGTGCCATGCCGGAATTGTTACCGCAGCGTGTGCGACCAGCCGGGCCATCCGTGTCTGACGGGCGTGTCGCCGGACGCGGTGGTCGCGGCGGCGCGTCTCCTGCTGTCTCGTACGTCGCGCACTTCACGCACCGAGCCTAGTGTGCACGGCGAGGCGCCACGCACGGCGCTGCTGCGTCCCGCGCATGGCGGCGCACGTGACACCTTGCCGGCTGGAGCCGCCGTCGCCGCCGCGCACGACATTCTTGCGAGGAGTCGCTGA